The Lysobacter gummosus genome includes a region encoding these proteins:
- a CDS encoding aldo/keto reductase: MSTLPTRRLGRNGPAVSALGLGCMGMSFAYGAADETESLATLDRALELGVSFLDTADIYGPYTNEELLGRALKGRREQVFLATKFGIVFDPANPGARGVNGRPEYVRSSIEGSLKRLGTDHIDLYYQHRVDASVPIEETVGAMAELVRQGKVRYLGLSEPSAQTLERAHAVHPITAVQSEYSLWTRDPEHNGVFEVCERLGIGFVPYSPLGRGFLTGNITSASELQSDDFRLTTPRFQGDNFAKNLALAEQVKRIAADKGCTPAQLALAWVLAQGEHLVPIPGTKRRKYLEDNVGALTVSLSAAELAQLDTLFAPEAVAGDRYTAVGMALIGR, encoded by the coding sequence ATGAGCACGCTTCCGACCCGCCGTCTCGGCCGCAACGGCCCCGCCGTCTCCGCCCTGGGCCTGGGCTGCATGGGCATGAGCTTCGCCTACGGCGCCGCGGACGAAACCGAATCGCTGGCGACCCTGGACCGCGCGCTGGAACTGGGCGTGAGCTTCCTCGACACCGCGGACATCTACGGCCCGTACACCAACGAGGAACTGTTGGGCCGCGCGCTCAAGGGCCGTCGCGAGCAGGTGTTCCTCGCGACCAAGTTCGGCATCGTGTTCGATCCGGCCAACCCGGGCGCGCGCGGCGTCAACGGCCGTCCCGAGTACGTGCGCAGTTCGATCGAAGGCAGTCTGAAGCGCCTGGGCACCGACCACATCGATCTGTACTACCAGCACCGCGTGGACGCCTCGGTGCCGATCGAAGAGACCGTCGGCGCGATGGCCGAACTGGTGCGCCAGGGCAAGGTGCGTTACCTCGGCCTGTCCGAGCCGTCGGCGCAGACCCTGGAGCGCGCGCACGCCGTGCATCCGATCACTGCGGTGCAGAGCGAGTATTCGCTGTGGACGCGCGATCCGGAACACAACGGCGTATTCGAAGTCTGCGAGCGCCTGGGGATCGGCTTCGTTCCCTACAGCCCGCTGGGCCGCGGCTTCCTCACCGGCAACATCACCAGCGCCAGCGAACTGCAGAGCGACGATTTCCGTCTGACCACGCCGCGATTCCAGGGCGACAACTTCGCGAAGAACCTGGCGCTGGCCGAGCAGGTCAAGCGCATCGCCGCCGACAAGGGCTGCACGCCGGCGCAGCTGGCGCTGGCCTGGGTGCTGGCGCAGGGCGAGCATCTGGTGCCGATTCCGGGCACCAAGCGGCGCAAGTATCTGGAAGACAACGTCGGCGCGCTGACGGTGTCGCTGTCGGCCGCGGAACTGGCGCAGCTGGACACGCTGTTCGCTCCGGAAGCTGTCGCCGGCGATCGCTACACCGCAGTGGGCATGGCGTTGATCGGACGCTGA
- a CDS encoding amidohydrolase — translation MPRFDRLPLSVSALCLAAALPAAASAQAADPARIAQAAQQVQPQVVAWRRDIHQHPELGQHEVRTAKLIADQLRKLGLQPRAGIAHTGVTAVLKGGKPGPKIAIRADMDALPVTEPAGLAFASKVTADYRGQPVGVMHACGHDAHVAILLGVATALAAQKDQLPGEVMFVFQPAEEGPPTAGEPFGAKLMLDEGVFKDFKPEAVFGLHVWAGLNVGQVGYRSGPMLASADEWSLTVRGKQTHGSRPWDGVDPITVGAQILLASQSLIARQVNIAATPVVLTAGQFNSGVRFNIIPDEARLVGTLRTFDAGVREDVIARLRRTADDYAHAAGATAELQVVNNAPATVNDPALTRRVLPSLQRAAGESNVAESGLVTVAEDFSQFANTVPGFYFFVGSTAKGSDAAKAPINHSPNFMLDEGALDVGTQTMLQVALDYLHGP, via the coding sequence ATGCCCCGGTTCGATCGTCTGCCGCTGTCGGTGTCGGCCCTGTGCCTGGCCGCCGCGTTGCCCGCGGCCGCGTCGGCGCAAGCCGCCGATCCGGCCCGCATCGCCCAGGCCGCGCAACAGGTGCAGCCGCAGGTCGTGGCCTGGCGCCGCGACATCCACCAGCATCCCGAACTCGGCCAGCACGAAGTGCGCACCGCCAAGCTGATCGCCGATCAGTTGCGCAAACTCGGCCTGCAGCCGCGCGCCGGCATCGCCCACACCGGCGTGACCGCGGTGCTCAAGGGCGGCAAGCCGGGGCCGAAGATCGCCATCCGCGCCGACATGGACGCGCTGCCGGTGACCGAACCGGCCGGGCTGGCATTCGCGTCCAAGGTCACCGCCGACTATCGCGGCCAGCCGGTCGGCGTCATGCACGCCTGCGGCCACGACGCCCACGTGGCGATCCTGCTCGGGGTGGCGACGGCGCTGGCGGCGCAGAAGGATCAACTGCCGGGCGAGGTGATGTTCGTGTTCCAGCCGGCCGAGGAAGGTCCGCCGACGGCGGGCGAGCCGTTCGGCGCCAAGCTGATGCTCGACGAGGGTGTGTTCAAGGATTTCAAACCCGAAGCCGTGTTCGGCCTGCACGTATGGGCCGGCTTGAACGTGGGCCAGGTCGGGTATCGCAGCGGGCCGATGCTGGCCAGCGCCGACGAATGGAGCCTGACCGTGCGCGGCAAGCAGACGCACGGCTCGCGGCCGTGGGACGGCGTGGATCCGATCACCGTCGGCGCGCAGATCCTGCTCGCCAGCCAGAGCCTGATCGCGCGCCAGGTCAATATCGCCGCGACGCCGGTGGTGCTGACCGCCGGCCAGTTCAACAGCGGCGTGCGTTTCAACATCATTCCCGACGAAGCCAGGCTGGTCGGCACCCTGCGCACCTTCGACGCCGGCGTGCGCGAGGACGTGATCGCGCGCCTGCGCCGCACCGCCGACGACTACGCGCACGCGGCCGGCGCCACCGCCGAATTGCAGGTGGTCAATAACGCGCCGGCCACCGTCAACGACCCGGCGCTGACCCGGCGCGTGCTGCCCTCGCTGCAGCGCGCGGCCGGCGAGAGCAACGTCGCCGAATCCGGACTGGTGACGGTGGCCGAGGACTTCTCGCAGTTCGCCAACACCGTGCCGGGCTTCTATTTCTTCGTCGGCTCGACCGCGAAGGGAAGCGACGCGGCGAAGGCGCCGATCAACCATTCGCCGAACTTCATGCTCGACGAAGGCGCGCTGGACGTCGGCACCCAGACCATGCTGCAGGTCGCGCTGGATTACCTGCACGGGCCTTGA
- a CDS encoding M20 family metallopeptidase, producing the protein MKRPLSVALRCALSFSVLAALPLAAAAQSGERPEVASAAAKVKADVVTWRRDFHEHPELSNREERTSAKVVEHLRKLGLKPRTGIARHGVVAIIEGGKPGPKIALRADMDALPVTEQVDLPFASKATATFRGETVGVMHACGHDAHTSILLGIADALVAMKKDLPGQVMLVFQPAEEGAPANEEGGASLMLKDGLFKDYKPEAMFGLHVFSTLPAGQLGVRQGPLMAASDRFSIKIKGRQTHGSAPWAGVDPIVAAADVIGSAQTIVSRRTNIAKLPAVVTFGAIKGGIRYNIIPDEVEMVGTIRTFDEGMRQAIFKDLKNVAEHVSLAHGAHAESQVPDQDGNPVTYNDPALTARMLPSLKAVAGDKNVIEMPLVMGAEDFSYYAKEVPAMFFFVGATEPGVDPSTAPSNHSPKFKLDESSLDVGLRAMLQVTLDYLNGAKAG; encoded by the coding sequence ATGAAGCGTCCGCTGTCCGTCGCGTTGCGTTGCGCCCTGAGTTTCAGCGTCCTCGCCGCCCTGCCGCTGGCCGCCGCCGCGCAATCGGGCGAACGGCCCGAGGTCGCTTCGGCCGCCGCCAAGGTCAAGGCCGACGTGGTCACCTGGCGCCGCGACTTCCACGAGCATCCGGAGCTGTCCAACCGCGAGGAGCGCACCTCGGCCAAGGTCGTCGAGCACCTGCGCAAGCTCGGCCTGAAGCCGCGCACCGGTATCGCCCGCCACGGTGTGGTCGCGATCATCGAAGGCGGCAAGCCCGGCCCGAAGATCGCCCTGCGCGCCGACATGGACGCGCTGCCGGTGACCGAGCAGGTCGATCTGCCGTTCGCATCCAAGGCCACCGCGACCTTCCGCGGCGAAACCGTCGGCGTCATGCACGCCTGCGGCCACGACGCCCACACCAGCATCCTGCTCGGCATCGCCGATGCGCTGGTGGCGATGAAGAAAGACCTGCCGGGCCAGGTGATGCTGGTGTTCCAGCCGGCCGAGGAAGGTGCGCCGGCCAACGAGGAAGGCGGCGCCTCGCTGATGCTCAAGGACGGTCTGTTCAAGGACTACAAGCCCGAGGCCATGTTCGGCCTGCACGTGTTCTCGACCTTGCCGGCCGGCCAGCTCGGCGTGCGCCAGGGGCCGCTGATGGCGGCGTCGGACCGTTTCAGCATCAAGATCAAGGGCCGCCAGACCCACGGCTCGGCGCCGTGGGCCGGCGTGGACCCGATCGTCGCCGCGGCCGACGTGATCGGCAGCGCGCAGACCATCGTCAGCCGCCGCACCAACATCGCCAAGCTGCCGGCGGTGGTGACCTTCGGCGCGATCAAGGGCGGCATCCGCTACAACATCATTCCCGACGAAGTGGAGATGGTCGGCACCATCCGCACTTTCGACGAAGGCATGCGCCAGGCGATCTTCAAAGATCTCAAGAACGTCGCCGAGCACGTCAGCCTGGCCCACGGCGCCCACGCCGAAAGCCAGGTGCCCGATCAGGACGGCAATCCGGTCACCTACAACGACCCGGCGCTGACCGCGCGCATGCTGCCCAGCCTCAAGGCCGTGGCCGGCGACAAGAACGTGATCGAGATGCCGCTGGTGATGGGCGCGGAGGATTTCTCCTACTACGCCAAGGAAGTCCCGGCGATGTTCTTCTTCGTCGGCGCGACCGAGCCGGGCGTGGATCCGTCCACGGCGCCCAGCAATCATTCGCCCAAGTTCAAGCTCGATGAGAGCTCGCTGGATGTGGGGTTGCGGGCGATGCTGCAGGTGACTTTGGATTATTTGAATGGGGCCAAGGCGGGTTGA